CGCCACGGCAGGGCTCACGCTCGGTGATCGTCCGTGACCCGGACGGGGCTCAGGTCCCGAGGGTGCGCCGGCCGAGCATCCTGCCAGCGCCAGGACCAGGGCCGGCACCGCGACTCGCCGCGTACCCGCGAGCACGAACGGTCGCCGTCAGGCGCCTATGAGGCCGGCGTAGAAGGCGAGGGCCACGTCGAAGCCGTCGCGGCAGTTGCGGTGGGAGCGGTAGCAGGGGCGCCAGGCCGAGCTGGCGCCGACTCCGGCCCTCGCGTCGCTGAGGGCCGTGGGCACGCGTTCCGGCTTGGGCAGCAGGCCGTGGCCCAGGTAGCGGATGCCGTTCAGCTCGGTGTGAGCGCCGCGGCCGCCCGAGACGAACGCGCCCAGGCGCCAGCCGCTCTCCTCGTCCCACACCAGCGCGGTGCCGTCGCTGAGCCGGACAGTGGCGTCGCGCGGATCACAAGGGCCTTCCCACCAGTCCGCCACCTCAGGTCCGAGTACGTCGATGACCTGCCGTACGTAACTGGCCGGCTGCTGCAGCCACTCATCGGTGTACGGCTCGACGTGACTGATGGTCACGGACGGCACCCCCTTGTGCCCTAACGGCGCGAAGAAAAGACAGTGCACAACCCTACCCGGGGCGAACTTATTCCGTTGCACGGACGTCTAGTCATTACGGACGATATTTAAGTCCGACACGGGGAAGGAGGGGTGCCCATGATAGCCACGGTTCTCCTCATCGTCCTGATGGTGGTCGCCGTCGCGGCCACAGAGATGATCATGTACTGCTCCGCGCAGAGCAAAGAGAGTGTCGAGTCTCCCACCGAGATCGTCGGCGACTAGTCTCAGCGGCATGTCGTCCCTGCTTCTCTGGCTGCACATCGGCTTCGCGATCTTCACCATCGGCCCGGTCACCGCCGCGACGATGGCCGCGCCGCGCGTCATCCGTAACAAGAACGTGTCCGCGCTGCAGTTCGTCCAGCGCCTGACGAGGATCTACAGCCTCGGCACCCTTGGCGTGTTCGTGTTCGGGCTGGCGCTCGGCGCGGTCATCG
The Nonomuraea helvata genome window above contains:
- a CDS encoding DUF6292 family protein; amino-acid sequence: MTISHVEPYTDEWLQQPASYVRQVIDVLGPEVADWWEGPCDPRDATVRLSDGTALVWDEESGWRLGAFVSGGRGAHTELNGIRYLGHGLLPKPERVPTALSDARAGVGASSAWRPCYRSHRNCRDGFDVALAFYAGLIGA